A window of Exiguobacterium sp. FSL W8-0210 contains these coding sequences:
- a CDS encoding alpha/beta fold hydrolase: protein MTRMYVLHGLMGTAATHFAPQLSALADDFTFIPIDLPGHGMTTEPATDDYLSQATRAIRERMAQEGPGWILGLSLGATLAMQLALDPPDELEGVCITGFSPFIPKAMEPLMREQREFFLNLEQQAPEIADQFEQLHGPAWKTTARAVLDLMTFRFPALTETMLQSITLPVIILNGTNETYEVDATAFVAEHVPNIIVLPVEGAGHTANLDQPERFNALLLQAHQSMLTT, encoded by the coding sequence ATGACACGTATGTATGTACTACATGGTTTAATGGGGACGGCAGCGACACACTTCGCGCCACAACTATCCGCTTTAGCGGATGATTTTACGTTCATTCCGATTGATCTGCCTGGTCACGGAATGACGACGGAGCCGGCAACGGACGATTACTTATCACAAGCAACACGTGCCATCCGCGAACGGATGGCACAGGAAGGTCCAGGATGGATTCTCGGGTTGTCGCTCGGCGCGACGCTTGCGATGCAACTGGCGCTCGACCCACCGGACGAACTCGAAGGTGTATGTATCACGGGTTTTTCACCATTCATTCCTAAAGCGATGGAACCGCTGATGCGCGAACAACGGGAGTTTTTCCTTAACCTCGAACAGCAGGCACCGGAGATTGCCGACCAATTCGAGCAGTTGCATGGTCCTGCCTGGAAAACGACGGCGCGGGCAGTTCTCGATTTGATGACGTTCCGTTTCCCGGCACTGACGGAAACGATGCTGCAGTCGATCACCTTGCCGGTCATCATCCTAAATGGAACGAATGAAACATACGAAGTCGACGCAACCGCGTTCGTTGCGGAACATGTGCCGAACATCATCGTCTTACCAGTCGAGGGAGCGGGGCATACGGCGAATCTCGATCAACCAGAACGCTTCAACGCCTTATTGCTTCAAGCGCATCAATCCATGCTGACGACTTAA
- a CDS encoding sensor domain-containing diguanylate cyclase produces the protein MGSLLMLLSFRLFHQQQPDTIALCKDIFYVFEVHPEYRFRYISPSLDDHIGKGVATASYMDPDQCFARIHPEDIEVLMSKISGDCDYDQPFRQRWRTNDGTYVWFEEYATPICENGQIVAIQGVIRNIVDEQLKSQQALLDQYRIDALTRLGNRHAFNEAVRDLDQEKMTYGLILLDLNELKELNDRFGHAVGDALLEQTGLCIRRLTDHGYRIGGDEFVLIDDSPSIDTFEAFVEHVRSTFATHEIGLAIGAIHSTTGRRIDDVLHEADARMYQEKMNDRLSRQHGLMRLKQ, from the coding sequence ATGGGTAGTCTTTTAATGTTGCTCAGTTTCCGGTTATTCCACCAGCAACAACCGGATACAATTGCGTTATGTAAAGATATCTTCTATGTGTTTGAAGTCCATCCGGAATATCGATTCCGATATATCAGTCCGTCCCTCGATGACCATATCGGCAAGGGAGTGGCAACAGCCAGCTATATGGATCCGGATCAGTGTTTTGCAAGGATTCATCCGGAAGACATCGAAGTCTTGATGTCGAAGATTTCGGGCGACTGTGACTACGATCAACCGTTCCGGCAACGCTGGCGGACAAATGACGGGACGTACGTCTGGTTCGAAGAATATGCGACACCAATTTGCGAAAACGGACAGATTGTTGCCATCCAAGGGGTGATCCGTAACATTGTTGACGAGCAGTTGAAATCACAACAGGCACTGCTCGATCAATACCGTATCGATGCCTTGACACGGCTTGGGAATCGCCATGCCTTCAACGAGGCTGTCCGCGATCTCGATCAAGAGAAGATGACGTATGGATTGATTCTGCTTGACTTGAATGAACTAAAGGAGCTTAACGACCGATTCGGTCACGCGGTCGGTGACGCCTTGCTTGAACAAACAGGACTTTGCATCCGCCGCTTAACAGATCATGGTTACCGGATCGGTGGTGATGAATTCGTCTTGATCGACGATAGTCCGTCGATTGACACGTTTGAGGCATTCGTCGAACACGTCCGCTCGACGTTCGCGACGCACGAGATTGGACTCGCGATCGGTGCCATTCATTCGACAACAGGACGCCGGATCGACGACGTCCTGCATGAGGCAGATGCACGGATGTATCAAGAAAAGATGAATGATCGCTTAAGTCGTCAGCATGGATTGATGCGCTTGAAGCAATAA